One genomic region from Pseudoduganella dura encodes:
- a CDS encoding MerR family transcriptional regulator codes for MNDRLSKTELVSLPPIPAKRYFTIGEVSELCGVKPHVLRYWEQEFTQLKPVKRRGNRRYYQHHEVLLIRRIRELLYEQGFTISGARNKLDSRGSAGQEAYDDNTPPPPPPLDREMIRSELLAILSLLK; via the coding sequence ATGAACGATCGCCTCAGCAAGACCGAACTGGTCAGCTTGCCGCCGATTCCGGCCAAGCGTTATTTCACGATCGGCGAGGTCAGCGAACTGTGCGGTGTGAAGCCGCACGTGCTGCGCTATTGGGAGCAGGAATTTACCCAACTCAAGCCAGTCAAGCGTCGCGGCAACCGCCGTTATTACCAGCACCACGAAGTACTGTTGATCCGCCGTATCCGCGAACTGCTGTACGAGCAGGGCTTCACGATCAGTGGCGCGCGCAACAAGCTCGACAGTCGCGGCAGCGCCGGCCAGGAAGCGTATGATGACAACACGCCGCCGCCGCCGCCGCCGCTCGACCGGGAAATGATCCGCAGCGAACTGCTTGCGATCCTCAGCCTGTTGAAGTAA
- a CDS encoding response regulator translates to MIRVAICDDHQIVRAGFKQIFSQSDEFSVVAEGSTGREALDFARREICDVLLLDIAMPDQSGIDTLRTIRQGQPDLPVLILSGYPAQQYALNLFKMGANGYLNKECEADELITAVRTVFQGRRYVSSQVGELLAQSFDRDPNTALHTELSDREFQVFLRLARGATVSDIGTALSLSIKTVSTYRTRIMEKMGLQSNSDLTYYAMKNNLLD, encoded by the coding sequence ATGATACGCGTTGCCATTTGTGACGATCACCAGATAGTACGAGCAGGCTTCAAACAGATCTTTTCGCAATCGGACGAGTTTTCGGTTGTGGCCGAAGGCAGTACCGGGCGCGAGGCACTGGACTTTGCGCGCCGTGAAATCTGCGACGTCCTGCTGCTCGATATCGCCATGCCCGACCAGAGTGGTATCGATACGCTGCGCACGATTCGCCAGGGCCAGCCGGACTTGCCGGTGCTGATCCTGTCCGGCTACCCGGCACAGCAATATGCACTCAATCTGTTCAAGATGGGCGCCAACGGCTACCTGAACAAGGAATGCGAGGCGGACGAGCTGATCACCGCCGTGCGCACCGTGTTCCAGGGCCGTCGCTATGTGAGCTCCCAGGTCGGCGAACTGCTGGCGCAGAGCTTCGACCGCGATCCCAACACGGCCCTGCATACGGAACTTTCCGACCGCGAGTTCCAGGTATTCCTGCGGCTGGCGCGCGGCGCCACGGTGTCCGATATCGGTACCGCGCTCTCGCTCAGCATCAAGACCGTGAGCACCTACCGCACCCGGATCATGGAAAAGATGGGCTTGCAGTCGAACAGTGACCTGACCTACTATGCAATGAAGAACAACCTGCTGGACTGA
- a CDS encoding CHASE3 domain-containing protein — protein sequence MYFTAKAAPQHRLPLYKTVLCVTCALILIVNGLFLFHNLEALKSANAQVLQSSRVAERLQYLDVLVQDAESSMRGYFISGNEVYLGPTRTVLNQTEAEVRQLQKLLADNPAQLKNLAQLNTLVRRKLTMLNQAVEVYHHGGLAEIVNISRYGDERSGMDEIRLQTVIMIQEQNETLDARSARFYDEYHKALMLGMVINAGAIIVLVMFYQLVRRSYVRQAAVEHALQQSNENLEAMVAQRTEQLSVLSRHLITISEDEKSRLSRELHDEMGANLTSISMDIGAVTQQLQKTHPELAAQLKRARGTLVETVELKRRIIEDLRPSLLDNLGLCAALDSYTDDFTRMTKLPCDTEIGAEVDGIVRAGDASLSIALFRIVQESLTNIRKYAQASEVSVTLKQTEEGLVLRIIDDGIGIASDTLAKPMSHGILGMRERALLLGGTLTIRRGRGDRGTCIEARIPLGNGASVEGSPVKLSLSNPLRQRADDHIPSSPPCSTRRHSVPVQHDPVQ from the coding sequence ATGTATTTCACAGCCAAGGCAGCGCCGCAACACCGGCTGCCCCTCTACAAGACCGTTCTGTGCGTCACGTGCGCACTGATCCTCATCGTCAACGGCCTGTTCCTGTTCCACAATCTCGAGGCGTTGAAAAGCGCCAATGCGCAGGTGCTGCAAAGCTCGCGCGTGGCCGAACGCCTGCAGTACCTCGATGTGCTGGTGCAGGATGCCGAAAGCAGCATGCGCGGCTATTTCATTTCCGGTAACGAGGTGTACCTGGGCCCCACGCGCACGGTCCTGAACCAGACCGAAGCCGAAGTGCGCCAGCTGCAAAAGCTGCTGGCCGACAATCCCGCGCAGTTGAAGAACCTGGCGCAGCTGAACACGCTGGTGCGCCGCAAGCTGACGATGCTGAACCAGGCAGTCGAGGTCTACCACCATGGCGGGCTTGCCGAGATCGTCAATATCTCTCGCTACGGCGACGAGCGCAGCGGCATGGACGAGATCCGGCTGCAGACGGTCATCATGATCCAGGAGCAGAACGAAACGCTCGATGCCCGCAGTGCGCGTTTCTACGACGAGTACCACAAGGCGCTGATGCTGGGCATGGTGATCAATGCGGGCGCGATCATCGTGCTGGTGATGTTCTACCAGCTGGTGCGCCGCAGCTACGTGCGGCAGGCCGCCGTGGAACATGCGCTCCAGCAATCGAATGAAAACCTCGAAGCCATGGTGGCGCAGCGTACCGAGCAGCTGTCGGTGCTGTCGCGCCACCTGATCACCATCAGCGAGGATGAAAAGTCGCGCCTGTCGCGCGAATTGCACGATGAAATGGGTGCCAACCTCACGTCGATCAGCATGGATATCGGCGCCGTCACCCAGCAATTGCAGAAAACGCACCCGGAACTGGCGGCCCAGCTGAAGCGGGCGCGCGGCACGCTGGTCGAAACGGTGGAGCTGAAACGGCGCATCATCGAGGATCTGCGGCCGAGCCTGCTGGACAACCTGGGCCTGTGCGCCGCCCTCGACAGCTACACGGACGATTTCACCCGGATGACCAAGCTGCCGTGCGACACCGAAATCGGCGCAGAAGTGGATGGCATCGTGCGCGCCGGCGACGCCAGCCTGTCGATCGCACTGTTCCGCATCGTGCAGGAATCGCTGACCAATATCCGCAAATACGCGCAGGCCAGCGAAGTGTCGGTCACGTTGAAGCAAACGGAGGAGGGGCTGGTGCTGCGCATCATCGACGACGGCATCGGCATCGCATCGGATACGCTTGCCAAGCCGATGTCGCATGGCATCCTGGGCATGCGCGAACGGGCATTGCTGCTGGGGGGTACGCTGACGATCCGCCGCGGGCGCGGCGACAGGGGAACGTGCATCGAAGCGCGCATTCCGCTGGGGAATGGCGCCTCGGTGGAAGGAAGTCCGGTGAAACTGTCGCTCAGCAACCCGCTACGTCAACGAGCAGACGATCATATTCCGTCTTCGCCACCTTGTAGCACTCGCCGGCATAGCGTTCCAGTCCAGCACGATCCAGTACAGTGA
- a CDS encoding Crp/Fnr family transcriptional regulator, whose product MNNTQFGISEKSTMPLVGGAREATRPVISYSGTQQNELLAALPRDVLESLFEHLELVQLPFGKELFEYGSKLENVYFPTTAIVSLLYVMEDGATTEIAVVGHEGVVGVSMFPGERAMCTAVVQSAGYGYRLKAQALRDAFNQGGALPQLLMRYNTALFAQMAQNAVGGRHSSIEQKLCRWLLDRLDRSPSNELKVTQEMISIMLGVRRESITAAAGKLQDDGLITYRRGNITVLDRAGLERYAGECYKVAKTEYDRLLVDVAGC is encoded by the coding sequence ATGAACAACACTCAATTTGGCATTTCCGAAAAATCCACGATGCCGCTCGTCGGCGGCGCGCGGGAAGCCACCAGGCCTGTCATCAGCTATAGCGGTACCCAGCAAAACGAATTGCTGGCCGCCTTGCCGCGCGACGTGCTGGAGTCGTTGTTCGAACACCTGGAACTGGTGCAGCTGCCGTTCGGCAAGGAGCTGTTCGAATACGGCAGCAAGCTCGAAAACGTGTACTTCCCCACCACCGCCATCGTGTCGCTGCTGTATGTGATGGAAGACGGTGCCACCACGGAAATCGCGGTCGTCGGCCATGAAGGCGTGGTCGGCGTGTCAATGTTCCCGGGCGAACGGGCCATGTGCACGGCTGTCGTGCAAAGCGCCGGTTACGGTTACCGCCTGAAGGCGCAGGCGCTGCGCGACGCCTTCAACCAGGGCGGCGCCCTGCCGCAGCTGTTGATGCGCTACAACACCGCGCTGTTCGCCCAGATGGCGCAGAACGCCGTGGGCGGCCGCCACAGCTCGATCGAACAGAAACTGTGCCGCTGGCTGCTCGATCGCCTGGACCGTTCGCCATCGAACGAGCTGAAAGTGACGCAGGAAATGATCTCCATCATGCTGGGCGTACGCCGCGAGAGCATCACCGCCGCCGCCGGCAAGCTGCAGGACGATGGCCTGATCACCTACCGCCGCGGCAATATCACTGTACTGGATCGTGCTGGACTGGAACGCTATGCCGGCGAGTGCTACAAGGTGGCGAAGACGGAATATGATCGTCTGCTCGTTGACGTAGCGGGTTGCTGA
- a CDS encoding type IV pilin protein, with the protein MTRSQAGFTLIEVLVTVVIVGILSAVAIPAYSGHVTRSRTAEAFTALGAAQANAEQFWGNNRTYAGYDGASAFPAATPNFTYALSNATASTFTITATGRARMTGFTYTIDQNGTRATTATAGWGTNTACWVDKKGGQCSS; encoded by the coding sequence ATGACGCGTTCGCAAGCCGGTTTCACCCTGATCGAAGTGCTGGTCACCGTCGTGATCGTCGGCATACTGTCCGCCGTGGCGATCCCGGCATATTCGGGCCACGTCACGCGCTCGCGCACCGCCGAGGCGTTCACGGCGCTGGGTGCGGCGCAGGCGAATGCGGAACAGTTCTGGGGCAACAACCGCACGTATGCCGGGTACGACGGCGCCAGTGCCTTTCCCGCTGCTACGCCCAATTTCACCTACGCGCTGAGCAACGCCACCGCGTCCACGTTCACGATCACCGCGACCGGCCGTGCCAGGATGACCGGTTTTACGTACACGATCGACCAGAACGGCACCCGCGCCACCACGGCCACGGCGGGCTGGGGCACCAACACGGCGTGCTGGGTCGACAAGAAGGGCGGTCAATGCTCCAGCTGA
- a CDS encoding pilus assembly FimT family protein, producing MLQLKPRLRKGGYTLIEVMVGVAILGILLAVGIPNMTDWIAANKARAASGFYLDGLSMARRQAVVHNARSRFILTPGTNGQFDWQVDLCFPVPGTPCADDEGNWSTTAAASAGDPEGTAGFRSVFRSAASLPPSSVLVPSVAPAGASAVYFTELGWVDTTIAGRLARLRLDPSGALAGDVRAAAVAVTLAGMAAQCNPAAAVPDSRACPP from the coding sequence ATGCTCCAGCTGAAGCCCCGGCTGCGCAAAGGCGGCTACACGCTGATCGAGGTGATGGTGGGTGTCGCCATCCTCGGCATCCTGCTGGCCGTGGGCATTCCCAACATGACGGACTGGATCGCCGCCAACAAGGCCCGCGCGGCCTCCGGGTTCTACCTGGACGGCCTGTCGATGGCCCGCCGCCAGGCCGTCGTACACAATGCGCGCAGCCGTTTCATACTCACGCCGGGCACCAACGGCCAATTCGACTGGCAGGTGGACCTGTGCTTCCCGGTGCCGGGCACCCCGTGCGCGGACGACGAGGGCAACTGGTCGACCACGGCCGCCGCATCGGCCGGCGATCCCGAGGGGACCGCCGGCTTCCGCTCGGTGTTCCGCTCCGCCGCATCGCTGCCGCCGTCGAGCGTGCTGGTGCCATCCGTGGCGCCGGCCGGGGCCAGCGCGGTGTATTTCACGGAGCTGGGCTGGGTCGATACGACGATCGCCGGCCGCCTGGCGCGGCTGCGCCTGGACCCGTCGGGCGCGCTGGCCGGCGATGTGCGCGCCGCCGCGGTGGCCGTCACGCTGGCCGGCATGGCCGCCCAGTGCAATCCGGCCGCAGCCGTACCCGATTCGCGGGCCTGTCCGCCATGA
- a CDS encoding type IV pilus modification PilV family protein, with translation MNRMIRRQQGVALLEALVAVVILALGLLGTIGLQARSYSALADSAMRAEATLAADRLVGIMNNDVANLAAYQVALDATAPAALAAWASETSAAMPGARYSVAVVPEADRTRVEVALHWRRKQGDADSRHLVTAYIR, from the coding sequence ATGAACCGCATGATCCGCCGCCAGCAGGGCGTGGCGCTGCTCGAAGCGCTGGTCGCCGTCGTCATCCTGGCGCTCGGCCTGCTGGGCACGATCGGGCTGCAGGCGCGTTCGTACTCGGCCCTGGCCGATTCGGCGATGCGGGCCGAAGCCACGCTGGCGGCCGACCGCCTGGTCGGCATCATGAACAACGACGTGGCCAACCTTGCCGCCTACCAGGTGGCGCTCGACGCCACCGCGCCGGCGGCGCTGGCCGCGTGGGCAAGCGAAACGTCCGCCGCGATGCCCGGCGCGCGCTACAGTGTCGCCGTGGTGCCCGAGGCGGACCGCACCCGTGTCGAAGTCGCGCTCCACTGGCGCCGCAAGCAGGGCGATGCGGACAGCCGGCATCTCGTCACCGCCTACATAAGATGA
- a CDS encoding PilW family protein has translation MHTARPRQRGFSIVELMVSVVIGLLAVMFATRLMVNGEQSKAASVGGSDAMQNGMLALFSITTDASQAGWGLNDDLLNGCNTRMTDTQGFALAAAMRDGAAITPLAPAVIADGGQGSDSLTLYSGTGLAGVGSTRVWQNYIGGTSIGVDSVAPFGFNQGDVIVVAPEPAGAGCTLAQISAAPAASTLQIAAGAAYRYNTGNLGTNYNGGQARVFNLGAAGKLSFHTWSVANGVLQLRATDLAGTGGQPQAVVGNVVALKAQYGFDTRAGTAFAPKGGMKVGRWSAAMIDADGDGSTGAAGDWQRIAALRIAVIARSAVPERPATRQATCTATTAPLTVFGSAVPAGVNASPAQVALAVPNDTVSWTCYRYRVFETIVPIRNAGWRP, from the coding sequence ATGCACACAGCACGGCCACGGCAGCGCGGCTTTTCGATCGTCGAGCTGATGGTCTCCGTCGTCATCGGGCTGCTGGCGGTGATGTTCGCCACGCGGCTGATGGTCAACGGCGAGCAGAGCAAGGCCGCCTCGGTCGGCGGCTCGGATGCCATGCAGAACGGCATGCTGGCGCTGTTCTCGATCACCACCGATGCATCCCAGGCCGGCTGGGGCCTGAACGACGACCTGCTCAACGGCTGCAACACGCGCATGACGGATACACAAGGTTTCGCGCTGGCCGCCGCCATGCGCGACGGCGCCGCGATCACGCCGCTGGCGCCGGCGGTGATCGCCGACGGCGGCCAGGGCTCCGATTCCCTGACACTGTATTCCGGCACCGGCCTGGCCGGCGTCGGCTCCACGCGCGTCTGGCAGAACTACATCGGCGGCACATCGATCGGCGTCGACAGCGTCGCGCCCTTCGGCTTCAACCAGGGCGACGTCATCGTCGTCGCGCCGGAGCCGGCCGGCGCCGGCTGCACGCTGGCGCAGATCTCGGCGGCGCCCGCCGCCAGCACGCTGCAGATCGCCGCCGGCGCCGCATACCGCTACAACACGGGCAACCTGGGCACCAACTACAACGGCGGGCAGGCGCGCGTGTTCAACCTCGGCGCGGCGGGCAAGCTGTCGTTCCACACCTGGTCGGTGGCGAACGGCGTGCTGCAACTGCGCGCCACCGACCTGGCGGGCACCGGCGGCCAGCCGCAGGCCGTGGTCGGCAACGTGGTCGCGCTGAAGGCGCAATATGGTTTCGACACCCGCGCCGGCACCGCCTTCGCGCCGAAAGGCGGCATGAAGGTCGGGCGCTGGAGCGCGGCGATGATCGATGCGGACGGCGACGGCAGCACCGGCGCGGCCGGCGACTGGCAGCGCATCGCCGCCCTGCGGATCGCCGTGATCGCCCGCAGCGCGGTGCCCGAGCGCCCCGCGACGCGGCAGGCCACCTGCACGGCCACCACCGCGCCGCTGACGGTGTTCGGCAGCGCCGTGCCGGCAGGCGTGAACGCCAGCCCGGCCCAGGTGGCGCTGGCGGTGCCGAACGATACCGTGAGCTGGACCTGTTACCGTTACCGCGTGTTCGAAACGATCGTGCCGATCCGTAACGCCGGGTGGCGGCCATGA
- a CDS encoding pilus assembly PilX family protein: protein MRHAHIQRGIALPVMLIMLVVMMVSSIYLLRSTNSTALTASNLAYEDALSKAADLGIHTAYNWLNSLPNKNVLYNDVPAAGYVATVNPGAGQGVSNPAFWNGAVTVWDAGRRNQVQYVIHRMCQFTGAYNAVNPANNCTLTAARQNLQARTRAGDSLSSDAPAYQGKPQLHYLITARITGARGGNVMNQAVVMMGP from the coding sequence ATGAGGCATGCGCACATCCAGCGCGGCATCGCGCTCCCGGTCATGCTGATCATGCTCGTGGTGATGATGGTCAGCAGCATCTACCTGCTGCGCTCCACCAACTCGACGGCGCTGACGGCATCGAACCTGGCCTACGAGGATGCGCTGTCGAAAGCTGCCGACCTGGGCATCCATACGGCGTACAACTGGCTGAACAGCCTGCCGAACAAGAACGTGCTGTACAACGACGTACCCGCCGCCGGCTACGTAGCCACGGTCAACCCGGGGGCGGGGCAGGGCGTGTCCAATCCGGCATTCTGGAACGGCGCCGTCACCGTGTGGGATGCCGGCCGGCGCAACCAGGTGCAGTACGTGATCCACCGCATGTGCCAGTTCACCGGCGCCTACAATGCGGTCAATCCGGCCAACAACTGCACGCTCACGGCGGCGCGCCAGAACCTGCAGGCCAGAACACGGGCCGGCGACAGCCTGTCTTCCGATGCGCCGGCCTACCAGGGCAAGCCGCAGCTGCACTACCTGATCACCGCGCGGATCACCGGCGCGCGCGGCGGCAATGTGATGAACCAGGCCGTGGTCATGATGGGCCCGTAG